In the genome of bacterium, one region contains:
- a CDS encoding four helix bundle protein, translating into MKEALNSKQELKMSNVQIPMTNKIPMSNDQIRYNLEERTALFGEAIIDFAKSLPKDVVTIPLISQVVRAGTSIGANYMEADAASTKKDFRHRLGICRKETKETKHWLRMIARAVPEKKDEARKLWQETQELVRIFSSILK; encoded by the coding sequence AAAATGTCCAATGTCCAAATCCCAATGACAAACAAAATCCCAATGTCCAATGACCAAATAAGATATAATCTGGAAGAACGCACCGCTCTGTTTGGAGAAGCAATCATAGATTTTGCAAAATCGTTACCAAAAGATGTAGTCACTATCCCATTGATTAGCCAAGTTGTTAGAGCTGGAACGAGCATAGGAGCAAATTATATGGAGGCTGATGCAGCAAGCACAAAAAAAGATTTTCGTCATAGGTTAGGTATCTGTCGGAAAGAAACTAAAGAAACAAAGCATTGGCTTAGAATGATTGCTAGAGCGGTTCCGGAAAAGAAGGATGAGGCAAGAAAACTTTGGCAAGAAACACAAGAATTGGTTCGTATTTTCTCATCAATCTTGAAATGA